Genomic DNA from Anaerolineae bacterium:
GTCGGCCAACTGGCTAATGTGCACCAGTCCATCCTGCTTAACCCCAATATCCACAAACGCGCCAAAATCAACCACGTTGCGCACCGTGCCGGCCAGCACCATCCCTTCGCGCAGGTCTTCCATTTTAAGCACGTCCTGGCGCAGCAAAGGTTTGGGTAAATCATCGCGGGGGTCGCGGCCCGGTTTGGCCAGGGCCTC
This window encodes:
- a CDS encoding S1 RNA-binding domain-containing protein, whose product is EALAKPGRDPRDDLPKPLLRQDVLKMEDLREGMVLAGTVRNVVDFGAFVDIGVKQDGLVHISQLADRYIKNPFEVVKVGDVVKVKVMSVDVQRGRVGLSMKEV